In the genome of Rhizobium sp. 007, one region contains:
- a CDS encoding tyrosine-type recombinase/integrase → MMGDDTSRLLAAIPRAAHWRLAGLPDVLSSAQIDMLLASFDQDFPSCRRAYAMVRCLTDLGLRCSEVVQLHLDNIDWRQGTICIDRTKGRQFDVLPLPADTGRAIAAYLQHERPVTANRAVFVRHVAPFDLPIQKGVVVRAVVDAYRRCGWSHTNVHMLRHSIASRMLVTRI, encoded by the coding sequence ATGATGGGCGACGACACTAGCCGTCTGCTCGCCGCCATTCCCCGCGCCGCCCACTGGCGACTAGCTGGATTGCCCGATGTGCTGTCCAGCGCTCAGATCGACATGCTGCTGGCATCGTTCGATCAGGACTTTCCTTCATGCAGGCGCGCCTACGCTATGGTGCGATGTCTGACCGACCTCGGATTGCGTTGCAGCGAAGTGGTCCAACTACACCTCGACAACATCGATTGGCGGCAGGGTACCATTTGCATTGATCGAACAAAGGGCCGCCAGTTCGATGTTCTTCCACTGCCAGCCGACACAGGCCGCGCGATCGCCGCCTATTTGCAGCACGAGCGTCCCGTGACCGCAAACCGCGCAGTGTTCGTCCGTCACGTTGCACCTTTCGATCTTCCCATCCAAAAGGGCGTCGTAGTGCGCGCTGTAGTCGATGCCTATCGGCGCTGCGGCTGGTCCCACACCAACGTTCACATGCTCCGCCACAGCATCGCTAGCCGAATGCTAGTCACCCGAATCTGA
- a CDS encoding IS630 family transposase, producing the protein MVGRQADLVVLSDEDRNFLESQVRRHKAPRSLSDRCRMVLLCAQGLQSKDVAERLGVHEHTVGKWRRRFVQDGIDGLTDEYRAGRPRTVSDAQVAEVIERTLNTTPKDATHWSIRSMAADSGLSHTTIRRIWTAFGLQPHRSETFKLSSDPLFVDKVQDIVGLYMAPPDRAVVLCVDEKSQIQALDREQPVLPMAPGIAERHTHTYVRNGTTSLFAALDVATGAVIGQCYKRHRATEFLDFLKRIDAEMPKGPDVHLVMDNYATHKTPRIKAWLARRPHWHVHFTPTSASWINQVERWFAELTRKQLQRGVHRSTAELEADIDAFITTHNENPKPYRWVKSADQILASVKRFCQKTMSRTSDSGD; encoded by the coding sequence ATGGTCGGCAGGCAAGCAGACCTCGTCGTTCTGAGCGACGAGGATAGGAATTTTCTTGAATCTCAGGTGCGCCGGCATAAAGCGCCGCGCTCGTTATCGGATCGATGCCGGATGGTTTTGCTGTGCGCGCAGGGCCTGCAGAGCAAAGATGTTGCCGAACGCCTCGGCGTCCACGAGCACACGGTTGGCAAGTGGCGCCGCCGGTTCGTGCAGGATGGCATTGACGGGCTGACTGACGAATATCGTGCCGGTCGGCCACGAACCGTCTCTGACGCGCAGGTAGCTGAGGTCATCGAACGTACGTTGAACACCACTCCGAAGGATGCCACGCACTGGTCTATCCGCTCGATGGCAGCCGACAGCGGGCTGTCGCACACCACCATCCGTCGGATATGGACCGCATTTGGTTTGCAGCCGCACCGTTCGGAGACATTCAAGCTATCTTCCGATCCGCTGTTCGTCGATAAGGTGCAGGACATAGTCGGCCTTTACATGGCGCCGCCGGACCGGGCAGTCGTGCTATGCGTGGATGAGAAATCGCAAATCCAGGCACTGGATCGCGAGCAGCCCGTTCTGCCCATGGCGCCGGGTATCGCCGAACGGCACACCCATACCTATGTCCGCAATGGCACGACATCCCTGTTCGCCGCGCTCGACGTTGCGACCGGCGCGGTGATCGGCCAGTGCTACAAACGTCACCGGGCGACCGAATTCCTCGACTTCTTGAAGCGGATTGACGCGGAGATGCCCAAGGGGCCGGACGTGCATCTGGTGATGGACAACTATGCGACCCACAAGACGCCGAGGATCAAGGCCTGGCTCGCACGCCGCCCGCACTGGCATGTTCACTTCACACCAACTTCGGCCTCTTGGATCAATCAGGTCGAGCGTTGGTTTGCAGAGCTGACGCGCAAGCAGTTGCAACGCGGCGTCCATCGTTCCACCGCAGAACTGGAAGCCGACATCGACGCGTTCATTACAACGCACAACGAGAATCCCAAGCCATACAGATGGGTGAAATCCGCCGACCAAATCCTCGCCTCGGTCAAGCGATTCTGCCAAAAAACAATGAGCCGAACTTCAGATTCGGGTGACTAG
- a CDS encoding tyrosine-type recombinase/integrase: MTRSLTMQERVDTYLAERRCLGFELSAPGAQLRSFARFAHLSGHVGPLTTEIVLAWVKGEARNATPASWARRLNVLRPFARHEMRLDPATKFPQTAIFGRADQRLTPHIYTGDEITALLDAARRLQPSGSIRPITYETVLGLIAATGLRVSEALKLRCGDVNITGRCLTVRMTKFTKSRHVPFHASVAAALDRYLAVRVRYAPSAPDAPFFVGASGRTPSKRQVHWTFQQLRRDVGIVARGAYDEVRIHDLRHTFICRRVQRWQVEGADIDNAIAALATYVGHAKVSDTYWYLTGIPDLMAVACSRFEALAVEDCCHG, encoded by the coding sequence ATGACCAGGTCGCTCACGATGCAGGAGCGGGTCGACACCTATCTCGCCGAGCGACGCTGCCTTGGGTTTGAACTCAGTGCTCCTGGCGCACAGCTCCGCTCATTTGCCCGCTTCGCCCATCTCTCGGGCCATGTCGGCCCGCTCACAACAGAGATCGTGCTCGCCTGGGTTAAAGGGGAAGCACGGAACGCGACGCCGGCTTCCTGGGCGCGCCGGCTGAACGTGCTGCGACCCTTTGCCAGGCATGAGATGCGCCTCGATCCGGCGACCAAGTTCCCCCAGACTGCCATATTTGGCAGGGCCGATCAGCGCCTGACGCCGCATATCTATACCGGTGATGAGATTACCGCGCTGCTGGATGCGGCGCGGAGGTTGCAGCCGTCAGGCTCCATACGACCGATAACCTATGAGACAGTGCTGGGGCTGATCGCGGCCACGGGATTGCGAGTTTCCGAGGCACTCAAGCTCCGATGTGGCGACGTCAACATTACCGGTCGATGTCTGACCGTACGCATGACGAAGTTCACCAAGTCGCGGCACGTGCCGTTCCATGCCAGCGTCGCCGCCGCACTCGATCGCTACCTTGCTGTCCGCGTCCGCTATGCTCCGTCTGCGCCCGATGCTCCCTTCTTTGTCGGCGCCTCGGGGCGAACTCCATCCAAGCGGCAAGTCCATTGGACGTTCCAGCAGTTGCGCCGCGACGTCGGCATCGTTGCTCGCGGCGCCTACGACGAGGTTCGCATTCATGATCTCCGGCACACGTTCATCTGTCGGCGTGTGCAGCGATGGCAGGTCGAAGGCGCCGATATCGACAACGCCATCGCCGCGCTAGCGACCTATGTCGGTCATGCCAAGGTCTCCGATACCTATTGGTACCTTACCGGCATTCCCGACCTGATGGCCGTAGCCTGCAGTCGCTTCGAAGCACTCGCAGTGGAGGACTGCTGTCATGGGTGA
- a CDS encoding tyrosine-type recombinase/integrase has product MGDRSAPSFAALVQRFFVVHLGQHRAVSPQTIAAYRDTFRLLLAFAETSIGKTPSAVTLTDLNAQLLLDFLDHLEKARGNSARSRNARLAALRTFLKYAGHHDLEALGTIEQALAIPMKRTDRPLIGFLTRSEIQAILNAPDDTTWAGQRDRVLFSLMYNTGARVSEIIGVRCCDVVLDGQAAVHLHGKGRKERCVPLWRPTAALVRRWQRLAGANALDGFLLPNRAGGKMTRANVTQRLDLAVDAATRHLPSLAGRSISPHVIRHSTAMHLLQSGVDITVIALWLGHEDTATTHMYVEADLSMKELALAKLQPQEAKIGRYRPPDQLIRFLEAL; this is encoded by the coding sequence ATGGGTGACCGATCAGCACCATCATTTGCCGCGCTGGTTCAGCGCTTCTTTGTCGTGCATCTGGGGCAGCATCGGGCCGTCAGTCCGCAGACTATCGCTGCCTATCGCGATACGTTCCGGTTGCTCCTGGCATTCGCAGAGACTTCAATCGGGAAGACGCCAAGTGCAGTCACACTCACCGACCTAAACGCACAACTGTTGCTCGATTTCCTCGATCATCTGGAGAAAGCTCGTGGCAACAGCGCTCGGAGCCGGAATGCGCGGCTTGCCGCGCTGCGAACATTCCTCAAATACGCAGGGCATCATGATCTTGAGGCTCTCGGGACCATAGAGCAGGCACTCGCCATTCCGATGAAGAGGACAGATCGTCCTCTCATCGGGTTCCTGACACGGTCGGAGATCCAGGCCATTCTAAACGCCCCTGATGATACGACATGGGCCGGGCAGCGCGACCGAGTGCTGTTCAGTCTCATGTACAACACCGGCGCACGCGTCTCCGAGATCATCGGCGTGCGTTGCTGCGATGTCGTTCTTGATGGCCAAGCCGCCGTGCATCTGCATGGCAAGGGGCGTAAGGAACGATGCGTTCCGTTATGGCGCCCGACGGCGGCTCTTGTTCGGCGATGGCAGCGACTAGCCGGGGCGAATGCGCTGGATGGCTTCTTGCTACCCAATCGCGCAGGCGGCAAGATGACCCGCGCGAACGTCACGCAACGGCTCGATCTCGCTGTCGATGCAGCAACTCGACATCTCCCCTCCCTCGCGGGCCGCTCCATATCACCTCATGTGATCAGGCACTCGACAGCAATGCATCTGCTTCAGTCCGGTGTCGATATCACCGTCATCGCGCTTTGGTTGGGGCATGAAGATACCGCGACCACGCACATGTACGTGGAGGCCGATCTTTCCATGAAGGAGCTGGCACTTGCGAAGTTGCAGCCTCAGGAGGCTAAGATTGGGCGCTACAGACCGCCCGACCAATTGATCCGCTTCCTCGAAGCCCTCTGA
- a CDS encoding IS256 family transposase, translated as MTDDMMNLRALVEKSPDADLLREMIGFAAERLMELEVGAATGAGYGEKNPLRTAQRNGYRERDWETRAGTVELRIPKLRKGSYFPGFLEPRRMAEKALTAVIQEAYVQGISTRSVDDLIKAMGMSGISKSQVSRLCEEIDGKVKAFLERPIEGDWPYLWIDATYLKVRRGGRIVSVAVIIAVGVNSDGRREVLGMEVGTSEAEPIWTEFLRKLTRRGLRGVKLVVSDAHEGLKAAVTKVLNATWQRCRVHFMRNVLAHAGKSGRRVVSAFIATAFAQETPEAASAQWRAVADQIRPKVPKLAAIMDDAEEDVLAYMTFPKEHRAKLHSTNPIERLNGEIKRRTEVVGIFPNDDAIIRLVGALLLEQNDEWAVQRARYMTLETISQMSDDPLISLPAVAR; from the coding sequence ATGACCGACGACATGATGAACCTGCGTGCGCTCGTGGAGAAGTCCCCCGACGCCGATCTTTTGCGCGAGATGATCGGCTTTGCCGCCGAGCGGCTGATGGAGCTGGAGGTGGGCGCTGCCACCGGTGCCGGCTATGGCGAGAAGAACCCGCTGCGGACGGCCCAGCGCAACGGCTACCGCGAGCGGGACTGGGAGACGCGGGCCGGCACGGTCGAGCTGCGCATTCCGAAGCTCAGGAAGGGCTCCTACTTTCCGGGCTTCCTGGAGCCGCGGCGCATGGCCGAGAAGGCGCTGACCGCGGTCATTCAGGAGGCCTACGTGCAGGGCATCTCGACCCGCTCGGTCGACGACCTGATTAAAGCGATGGGCATGAGCGGTATTTCGAAGAGCCAGGTCAGCCGGCTGTGCGAGGAGATCGACGGCAAGGTCAAGGCCTTCCTCGAGCGGCCGATCGAGGGCGACTGGCCGTATCTGTGGATCGATGCCACCTACCTGAAGGTCCGCCGCGGCGGCCGCATCGTCTCCGTCGCCGTCATCATCGCCGTCGGCGTCAACAGCGACGGTCGCCGCGAGGTGCTGGGCATGGAGGTCGGCACCTCCGAGGCCGAGCCGATCTGGACCGAGTTCCTACGCAAGCTGACCCGCCGTGGCCTCAGAGGCGTCAAGCTGGTCGTCTCCGACGCCCACGAAGGCCTGAAGGCCGCCGTCACCAAGGTGCTCAACGCGACCTGGCAGCGCTGCCGGGTCCACTTCATGCGCAACGTTCTCGCCCACGCCGGCAAGAGCGGCCGGCGTGTCGTCTCCGCCTTCATCGCCACCGCCTTCGCCCAGGAGACGCCGGAAGCCGCGAGCGCCCAATGGCGCGCCGTCGCCGACCAGATCCGGCCGAAGGTCCCCAAGCTCGCCGCCATCATGGATGATGCCGAAGAAGACGTTCTCGCCTACATGACCTTTCCGAAGGAGCATCGCGCCAAGCTGCACAGCACCAATCCGATCGAGCGCCTCAACGGCGAAATCAAGCGCAGGACCGAGGTCGTCGGCATCTTCCCAAACGACGACGCCATCATTCGCCTCGTCGGCGCGCTCCTGCTCGAGCAGAACGATGAATGGGCGGTGCAGCGCGCCCGATATATGACACTGGAAACCATCAGCCAGATGAGCGATGATCCGCTCATCAGCCTGCCGGCCGTGGCACGCTGA
- a CDS encoding 3-keto-5-aminohexanoate cleavage protein: MADINSKVIITCAITGSIHTPSMSPHLPLSPEQIAVQAIDAANAGAAMLHLHARDPETGQPTPDPSVFRQFVPRIRDATDAIIAITTGGSASMSLGERLQAPRELRPEMCSLNMGTMNFGIFPLAQKERTWIHQWERPFLESSRSGMFRNTFEDIEKIISEMSELGTRFEFECYDLGHLYTLAYFLERSLVKLPLFIQSVVGILGGIGSDHESLQQMRATADRLFGSNYQWSVLAAGRSQMRLGTMAALMGGHVRVGLEDNLWLEKGRLAPDNASQVTKMRRILSELGVEVATPSEARELLGITTRS, translated from the coding sequence ATGGCCGACATCAATTCCAAGGTAATCATCACCTGCGCGATCACTGGGTCAATACACACCCCCTCCATGTCGCCTCACCTACCGCTTTCGCCGGAGCAGATCGCGGTTCAGGCTATCGACGCCGCAAACGCCGGCGCTGCTATGTTGCACCTGCACGCCCGTGACCCAGAAACTGGGCAACCCACACCCGATCCGAGCGTCTTTCGGCAATTCGTTCCTCGCATCAGAGACGCGACGGATGCGATTATTGCCATCACCACCGGTGGAAGTGCGTCTATGAGTCTTGGTGAGCGCTTGCAAGCCCCGCGCGAATTGAGGCCCGAGATGTGCTCACTTAATATGGGCACGATGAATTTTGGCATATTTCCATTGGCACAGAAGGAACGCACGTGGATCCACCAGTGGGAGAGACCCTTCTTGGAGTCGTCGCGAAGTGGCATGTTCCGAAACACTTTCGAGGATATCGAGAAGATTATCTCTGAAATGAGTGAATTGGGAACACGATTTGAGTTTGAGTGCTACGATTTAGGTCACCTCTATACGTTGGCATACTTTCTTGAGCGATCCTTGGTAAAACTTCCTCTATTCATCCAATCTGTCGTGGGAATTCTTGGTGGTATAGGCAGCGACCACGAATCCCTCCAGCAAATGCGAGCAACTGCAGATCGACTTTTCGGAAGCAATTACCAGTGGTCCGTACTCGCGGCGGGCCGAAGTCAGATGCGATTGGGAACAATGGCAGCACTGATGGGCGGGCATGTCCGGGTGGGCCTAGAGGATAATCTCTGGCTCGAGAAGGGACGTCTCGCGCCCGATAATGCCTCCCAAGTGACCAAAATGCGAAGGATCCTTTCGGAACTCGGGGTGGAGGTTGCAACACCCTCTGAAGCGCGTGAACTGTTGGGGATCACCACGCGGAGCTAG
- a CDS encoding FCD domain-containing protein, giving the protein MSIKPYDHPEVTLGQPQKGLSRRQAWHIADHIRKEIIKQGLSPGDRLPGEKHLIEQFGMARATVREGLAILEAQGLVSISPGRSGGVSVSAIPTDAITDGMAAYFYFESATWSDLYQARLVIEPAVAGLSFDAMDDDGIKQMQETIDECNRGVRGEISPRMHKMAEINFHSIIAQFCPNPILRLSALHLVRAMEDMVDSLLTVETDDAAKRIIRDHKEILGAFISGSKADVENLIRKHIVDTETELLRLVKDQSSRAFTQAPGGE; this is encoded by the coding sequence GTGTCGATAAAGCCATACGATCACCCTGAGGTTACATTAGGTCAACCACAAAAGGGGCTAAGCCGCCGTCAGGCGTGGCACATCGCAGACCATATCCGTAAGGAAATTATAAAACAGGGCCTTAGTCCCGGCGATCGCCTACCCGGCGAGAAGCATCTCATTGAACAGTTTGGCATGGCCCGGGCCACAGTTAGAGAGGGTCTCGCGATCCTTGAAGCGCAAGGGCTTGTCTCGATTTCACCGGGCAGAAGCGGAGGGGTATCGGTCTCGGCAATTCCAACTGATGCCATAACCGATGGCATGGCTGCCTACTTCTACTTTGAAAGCGCAACGTGGTCCGATCTCTATCAAGCGAGGCTCGTGATAGAGCCGGCCGTAGCAGGTTTATCCTTCGACGCGATGGACGATGATGGTATCAAGCAGATGCAGGAAACCATCGATGAATGTAATCGCGGCGTCAGAGGCGAAATCAGCCCAAGAATGCATAAAATGGCTGAGATCAATTTTCATTCCATCATAGCCCAGTTCTGCCCCAACCCCATTTTGCGATTGAGCGCCCTCCATCTCGTTCGAGCTATGGAGGACATGGTCGATTCCTTACTTACGGTAGAAACGGACGATGCTGCGAAGCGCATCATCAGGGATCATAAAGAAATCCTAGGCGCATTCATCTCCGGCTCTAAGGCCGATGTAGAAAATCTGATCAGAAAGCACATCGTCGACACGGAGACAGAGCTCCTAAGGCTCGTGAAAGATCAAAGCTCTCGAGCGTTTACACAAGCGCCGGGTGGTGAATAA
- a CDS encoding aminotransferase class III-fold pyridoxal phosphate-dependent enzyme, with protein sequence MNDVDELNEAVERERAEVAAANPKSAALYDEAAAFPGGSTRSVLYYPPFPLSIVKGEKSKIWDADGHEYTDFLNEYSAGLFGHSNAAIKRAILAALEDGISLGGPNRFEAQLANSLTKRFAAMERIRFCNTGTEANIAAIQLALHVTSRDKVLFFKGGYHGGFIWFPEGRMPLNISFNEVIAPFNDEAELETVFELHGDRLGACIVEPVMSAGGAIPADRSFLLKLKERCDHYGVILIFDEVVSSRLDVGGMQAVHGIYPDITTLGKYIGGGLSFGAFGGKAELIDRLDMRRPNAVPHAGTFNNNILSMAAGLAAASVLTPEAIARINALGNFFRREFAGISPDQSKMSVSGFGSLSCVHFASKQVHDLFHLHLLRSGYYTARRGSVYLSLETTKEEVSGLIRVSKVFVERFGSYLR encoded by the coding sequence GTGAATGATGTCGATGAGCTCAACGAAGCGGTGGAGCGCGAAAGAGCGGAGGTTGCTGCCGCCAACCCGAAGAGCGCTGCTCTCTACGACGAAGCCGCAGCATTTCCTGGCGGAAGTACGAGGAGCGTGCTGTATTATCCGCCCTTCCCGCTATCGATCGTCAAGGGTGAAAAGTCGAAGATTTGGGATGCAGACGGCCACGAGTACACGGATTTTCTGAATGAATATTCGGCCGGGCTATTTGGTCATTCGAATGCCGCGATCAAGCGCGCTATCCTTGCAGCACTGGAAGACGGTATCAGCTTGGGCGGCCCCAATCGGTTCGAGGCACAACTCGCCAACTCTTTGACGAAGCGCTTCGCAGCGATGGAGCGGATTAGATTTTGTAACACGGGCACTGAAGCGAATATTGCCGCCATTCAACTGGCGCTACACGTTACTAGCAGAGATAAAGTATTGTTTTTCAAAGGAGGTTATCACGGAGGATTTATATGGTTCCCTGAAGGGCGAATGCCGCTCAACATCAGCTTCAATGAAGTAATAGCGCCATTCAATGATGAAGCTGAGCTAGAGACCGTATTTGAACTCCATGGCGATCGGCTAGGCGCCTGCATCGTGGAACCTGTAATGTCCGCGGGAGGGGCCATACCTGCCGACCGATCTTTTCTTTTGAAACTAAAGGAGAGATGCGACCATTATGGGGTGATATTGATCTTCGATGAAGTGGTATCTTCCCGCCTCGATGTCGGTGGCATGCAAGCGGTCCACGGTATTTATCCTGATATCACCACTCTGGGAAAATACATTGGTGGCGGCCTAAGCTTCGGCGCTTTCGGGGGGAAAGCAGAGCTTATCGATAGGCTGGACATGCGCCGACCAAATGCAGTGCCCCACGCTGGAACATTCAATAACAATATTCTCTCGATGGCGGCAGGCCTTGCAGCAGCATCAGTTTTAACACCCGAGGCTATTGCGCGCATTAATGCACTTGGAAACTTTTTCAGAAGGGAGTTTGCGGGTATCTCGCCTGATCAATCGAAGATGAGCGTGAGCGGGTTCGGGTCCCTGTCATGCGTACACTTCGCGTCTAAGCAGGTGCACGACCTGTTCCATCTGCATCTTCTTAGGAGCGGTTACTATACGGCTCGGAGAGGCTCTGTGTATCTCTCGCTTGAAACGACAAAGGAAGAAGTATCCGGACTAATTCGGGTTTCAAAAGTCTTTGTTGAACGTTTTGGCTCATACCTTCGATGA
- a CDS encoding amidase family protein, whose translation MSFKDWTIPQLTRAYETGQLSPVEVAADAFSRAGKAAEYNAFVYLDPETAFAQAKESEQRWVSEKPLSDIDGIPATIKDLHHVSGWRTFAGSSTCSSDEKNPARQDSPLVARLREAGCVFLGKTTVPEFGWKGVTDSPLTGVTRNPWDKSKVSGGSSGGAAVAAALGIGRIHTGSDGGGSIRIPSAFCGVVGLKPSFGAVPQFPLVSTMSSHGPITATVHEAAISLRHAGKHDPRDWLATSSNVFQSPTGGEKTPLRIGVCASGLGPEPSEEVLLAVEEAARIMAGSTGSITPVSLPVSFDEVRRLFEIFWARDSAMDWDRTPADRRHLLDPGLAEMAQSGLRLSAVEMANADYQRAVLASSVNVFLNTFDVLLMPATPFAAFDVGQDFPAKMGMSSWLDWAANLYLFNLSQSPAMSFPMRRSEFGLPIAVQIVAGKYRDALILEAAMRLELQNSQ comes from the coding sequence ATGTCGTTCAAAGATTGGACTATCCCGCAACTGACGCGCGCGTATGAAACTGGCCAGTTATCGCCCGTCGAAGTTGCTGCGGATGCCTTTTCTAGAGCCGGAAAGGCTGCGGAATATAACGCCTTCGTTTACCTTGATCCGGAAACGGCATTTGCTCAGGCGAAAGAGTCCGAACAGCGTTGGGTTTCTGAAAAGCCGCTAAGCGACATTGATGGGATTCCAGCTACTATTAAAGATCTACATCACGTCTCTGGCTGGAGAACATTTGCGGGCTCCTCGACTTGTAGCTCCGATGAGAAGAATCCTGCGCGCCAGGACTCTCCTTTGGTGGCTCGCCTTCGAGAAGCCGGGTGTGTATTCCTTGGAAAAACGACGGTGCCGGAATTTGGTTGGAAGGGGGTTACAGATAGTCCGCTAACCGGGGTGACGAGAAATCCATGGGACAAGTCCAAGGTTTCGGGCGGAAGCAGCGGGGGAGCCGCGGTCGCGGCAGCGCTCGGAATCGGGCGGATACATACGGGATCGGACGGCGGCGGATCCATACGCATCCCTTCGGCTTTCTGCGGAGTCGTTGGGCTGAAGCCATCGTTCGGAGCCGTGCCGCAATTTCCGCTTGTCTCGACAATGTCCAGCCACGGCCCGATTACTGCGACCGTTCACGAGGCTGCCATTTCGCTCCGGCATGCCGGCAAGCATGATCCCCGGGATTGGCTCGCCACAAGTTCGAACGTATTCCAGTCGCCCACTGGCGGCGAGAAAACCCCTCTGAGAATTGGTGTATGTGCCTCAGGCCTTGGCCCTGAGCCAAGCGAGGAAGTTCTCCTGGCGGTCGAGGAGGCGGCAAGAATCATGGCCGGATCGACCGGGTCGATCACCCCCGTGAGCCTCCCGGTATCGTTCGACGAAGTCCGCCGGCTGTTCGAGATTTTCTGGGCCCGCGACAGCGCCATGGATTGGGACCGCACGCCGGCTGACAGGCGCCACCTCCTGGATCCGGGTTTGGCCGAGATGGCCCAATCGGGGCTGCGCCTTTCGGCCGTCGAAATGGCGAATGCCGATTATCAGCGTGCCGTCCTGGCCAGTTCGGTGAATGTCTTCCTCAACACCTTCGACGTCTTGTTGATGCCTGCAACGCCGTTCGCTGCCTTCGACGTAGGCCAGGACTTCCCGGCTAAAATGGGAATGTCGAGTTGGCTGGATTGGGCAGCGAACCTTTATCTTTTCAACCTCTCGCAATCTCCCGCGATGTCTTTCCCGATGAGGCGCTCGGAATTTGGACTGCCGATCGCGGTTCAGATCGTTGCGGGAAAGTACCGGGATGCGCTCATCCTGGAAGCTGCAATGCGTTTGGAACTGCAAAATTCACAATAG
- a CDS encoding transporter substrate-binding domain-containing protein has product MRKYLFALVVSAASIMSYSTGGAADGELRFGLDGGYPPFASPNTEGQLIGFDIDLGEALCAEMKRKCVWVRQEWDALIPGLEVNKFDAILASMLITPERKQKVLFTKPYYAAKALFVGPGTNSVEQITAAELDGKTVGVETSTAYGKYLESKFGDRVEIREYPTVTEAFADLKSQRIDYVLNDANSSYFAIKRDGEAGALRLIGEPVVDPILGEGVGIAVAKENTELRDELNKALDRVISSGKYKTINKTYFPYDLR; this is encoded by the coding sequence ATGCGAAAGTACCTGTTTGCTCTCGTAGTGAGCGCAGCATCAATTATGTCGTACTCGACCGGCGGGGCCGCGGACGGCGAACTCCGCTTTGGACTGGATGGCGGTTACCCTCCGTTTGCATCCCCGAACACCGAGGGCCAACTGATTGGCTTCGACATCGATCTGGGAGAGGCGCTCTGCGCGGAAATGAAGCGCAAATGCGTTTGGGTGCGTCAGGAGTGGGATGCACTTATCCCGGGTTTGGAAGTGAACAAGTTTGATGCAATTCTCGCGAGCATGCTCATCACGCCTGAGCGCAAGCAAAAAGTTCTTTTCACAAAGCCCTACTACGCCGCAAAGGCGTTGTTCGTCGGTCCTGGCACAAATTCTGTTGAACAGATCACAGCCGCTGAACTCGATGGAAAGACCGTCGGTGTCGAAACCTCGACAGCGTACGGCAAGTATCTTGAATCTAAATTCGGCGATCGCGTTGAGATTCGTGAGTATCCGACGGTCACAGAAGCTTTCGCCGATCTGAAATCGCAGCGCATCGACTACGTCCTTAATGATGCAAACTCCAGCTACTTCGCAATCAAACGTGATGGTGAAGCTGGCGCCCTGCGCCTTATAGGCGAGCCGGTGGTCGACCCCATCCTAGGTGAAGGAGTAGGTATTGCCGTCGCAAAGGAAAATACAGAACTTCGTGACGAGCTGAACAAAGCTCTAGATAGAGTGATCTCGAGCGGAAAATACAAGACCATCAACAAAACATACTTCCCATACGACCTGAGGTAA